The DNA segment GCCCAGGTCGAGGCCAGCGATGCGGCGCGCCGCGCCTATTTACGGCGCTATTATCACGTGCGCTGGGATGACCCGTACCTGTATCATTTGGTCATCAATACCGCCGGCCTGTCCGTCCCCGCGGCCGCGGAACTGATCTGTCTTGCACTGAAAGAGCGTCTATCCTCCACGGGAGCAGTACAGCCAACATGAACGACGGCAAACCTCGACCTCACTTCGCCCACCCTTCGGAAGAGGAATTCGCCCGCATCCTCGATTTCTACGGCATCGAATGGGAGTACGAACCACACACCTTTCCCCTGGAATGGGACGAGAACGGGCAGGTGCTGGAAGCCTTTACCCCCGATTTCTACCTGCCTCAGCAGAACCTGTATATAGAGCTGACCACCCTCCGCCCCGAGCTTGTCACCCAGAAGAACCGCAAACTGCGCCGCCTGCGCGAGCTGTATCCCGACGTACATATCAAGCTGTTCAAGCGGCGCGATATTCGCGAACTGTTGGTCAAGTACGGCCTGGAGGAAGAGGCGGAGCGCATCCAGGGGCACGCTCCCCAGCGTCCGAATGAGCATCAGTAGGCGGAGGATGGGAGATGGAGAACCAGGGAGGATTGGCGAAGTATGGGGAAGCGGCCGTCGGCATCCGGCAGATCCTGCTCACCCCGGAGCAGATCCAGGCGCGCATCCGGGAGATAGCGCGCGCCATTTCGGAGGATTACGCCGGCAAAAACCCCCTCTTCGTCGGGGTGCTGAAGGGCGTGCTCTTCTTCATGGCCGACCTTCTGCGCAACCTCACCATCCCGGCAGAGGTGGATTTCATCGCGGTCACCTCCTATTCGCCGGAGACGCGCGACAAGGGGTTTGTACGGCTGATCAAGGACCTGGAGACGCCCATCGAGGGCCGGCATGTCCTATTCGTGGAGGACGTCATTGACACAGGGCTGACCCTGCATTATCTCCTGCGCACCCTGCGGGCGCGCAACCCGGCCAGCCTGGAGGTATGCGTCCTGTTCGACAAGCCGCATCAC comes from the Anaerolineae bacterium genome and includes:
- the hpt gene encoding hypoxanthine phosphoribosyltransferase; translated protein: MENQGGLAKYGEAAVGIRQILLTPEQIQARIREIARAISEDYAGKNPLFVGVLKGVLFFMADLLRNLTIPAEVDFIAVTSYSPETRDKGFVRLIKDLETPIEGRHVLFVEDVIDTGLTLHYLLRTLRARNPASLEVCVLFDKPHHRLIDIPLRYKGFELPDQFVVGYGLDYRERFRHLPFVGVLEPEVLEGNKGR